In Bombina bombina isolate aBomBom1 chromosome 6, aBomBom1.pri, whole genome shotgun sequence, a single genomic region encodes these proteins:
- the LOC128662285 gene encoding stromal interaction molecule 2-like, whose protein sequence is MSLRDVGGNKQEQFYGSCFFSNCSWRKCGTSSGVCLVLILAILLLLPPASLCTVCQAEAGAPWRRKDSTTLLADPYISLNPPCLTEEERSSLEAIRTIHKQMDDDKDGGIEVEESVEFLREDMKYKDASRKHNHLHREDSHITVEDLWRKWKTLEVHNWMEEETLQWLLEFVELPQYEKNFNENAVKGTALTRIAVNEPAYMIAQLKIIDRSHRQKLQLKALDVVLFGPLTRPPHNWVKDFVLTISIVIGVGGCWFAYTQNKTSKEQISQMMKDLEGLQKAELSLMELQERLDKAQEENRTVAVEKQNLERKLMDEISDAKREAHRLLELREGAECELSRLKYAEEELVQVRMALKKAEKEFELRSNWFVPESLQKWLQLTHEVEVQYYNIKKQNAEMQLAIAKEEAEKRKKKRSTIFGTLHVAHSSSLDEVDHKILEAKKALSELTTCLRERLYSWQQIEKMSGFQIVHNSGLPNLTSSLYSDQSWVVMPRVSNPPYPIAGGVDELDEDTPPIISQFHGSNIKAHGTLARSSSMCRPRRTVIPASPQTPHVLQSPDPDILSVSSCPAIYRTEEEEDAIYFIAEKQWETQDPGTESDALNSSIGRRQSPPSSLEVQVTGHTRKISREETSCEESSTDFPLTADVPIATPDAPSLTESQSMAFSPASKFYNGILEKSCSMHQLPSVLPVPKPPYSPFPSSPNDGKPVQQVHGIPVLKTMSHDLPQNGEKNKKSSKIKILFKKISK, encoded by the coding sequence ATGAGCCTCAGGGATGTCGGGGGAAACAAGCAGGAACAGTTCTACGGTAGTTGTTTTTTTAGTAACTGCAGCTGGAGGAAGTGCGGCACTTCCTCCGGTGTATGTCTGGTGTTAATTCTTGCTATACTGCTGCTTCTGCCCCCGGCCTCCTTGTGCACGGTTTGTCAAGCAGAAGCTGGGGCCCCATGGAGGAGGAAGGATTCAACAACACTCCTGGCAGATCCATATATTTCTTTGAACCCGCCTTGTCTAACTGAAGAGGAACGATCCAGTCTGGAGGCTATTCGCACAATTCACAAACAAATGGATGATGACAAAGATGGTGGTATTGAGGTGGAAGAAAGTGTTGAGTTTCTTCGTGAAGATATGAAATACAAAGATGCATCACGTAAGCATAACCATTTGCACCGTGAAGACTCGCATATCACAGTTGAGGATTTATGGAGGAAGTGGAAAACATTAGAAGTTCACAACTGGATGGAAGAAGAGACATTACAGTGGCTGCTGGAGTTTGTTGAACTTCCCCAGTATGAGAAGAACTTCAATGAGAATGCTGTGAAAGGAACGGCCCTGACCAGAATAGCAGTAAATGAACCAGCGTATATGATCGCGCAGTTGAAAATTATTGATCGAAGCCACCGGCAAAAACTACAGCTAAAGGCACTGGATGTGGTTTTGTTTGGCCCACTGACAAGACCTCCTCATAATTGGGTGAAGGACTTTGTACTGACAATATCTATTGTGATTGGTGTTGGAGGATGCTGGTTTGCCTATACACAGAATAAGACCTCAAAAGAACAAATATCGCAAATGATGAAAGATTTGGAAGGGCTTCAAAAAGCTGAGCTAAGCCTTATGGAACTCCAAGAGAGGCTAGACAAAGCACAAGAGGAAAACAGAACAGTAGCTGTGGAAAAGCAAAACCTTGAGCGCAAATTAATGGATGAAATCAGTGATGCAAAACGGGAGGCGCATCGACTGCTGGAATTGAGGGAAGGTGCAGAATGTGAATTAAGTAGACTAAAATATGCAGAAGAAGAACTCGTACAGGTTCGCATGGCTTTGAAAAAAGCTGAAAAGGAGTTTGAattgaggagtaactggtttgtTCCAGAAAGCTTACAAAAATGGCTCCAGTTAACACATGAGGTGGAAGTACAGTACTACAACATCAAGAAACAAAATGCTGAAATGCAGCTTGCGATTGCTAAAGAAGaggcagaaaaaagaaaaaagaagagaagtACCATTTTTGGGACATTACATGTTGCACACAGTTCATCCTTGGATGAGGTGGACCATAAAATTCTTGAAGCAAAAAAAGCACTCTCTGAATTGACTACATGTTTACGGGAGCGCCTTTACAGTTGGCAGCAGATAGAGAAGATGAGTGGCTTTCAAATTGTGCATAACTCAGGTTTGCCAAACCTGACTTCCTCACTGTACTCAGACCAGAGTTGGGTGGTAATGCCTAGAGTTTCAAATCCTCCTTATCCTATTGCTGGCGGCGTGGATGAATTGGATGAAGACACACCTCCAATAATTTCACAGTTTCATGGATCCAATATAAAAGCTCATGGGACATTGGCAAGAAGCAGCAGTATGTGTCGCCCACGACGTACTGTAATTCCAGCTTCGCCTCAGACTCCACATGTCCTGCAGTCACCTGATCCAGATATTCTATCTGTTTCAAGTTGTCCTGCTATTTACCGCACtgaagaggaagaggatgccatCTATTTCATTGCAGAAAAGCAGTGGGAAACACAAGATCCTGGCACAGAAAGTGATGCTTTAAATTCTTCAATTGGAAGAAGGCAATCTCCTCCTTCAAGCCTTGAAGTGCAAGTCACAGGTCATACAAGAAAGATATCAAGGGAGGAAACTTCTTGTGAAGAATCATCTACAGACTTTCCTTTAACAGCAGATGTTCCTATAGCTACTCCTGATGCACCTAGTCTGACAGAAAGCCAAAGCATGGCTTTCAGCCCAGCTAGCAAGTTTTACAATGGCATTCTGGAGAAATCCTGCAGCATGCACCAACTCCCCAGTGTTCTACCGGTCCCTAAGCCACCTTATTCACCGTTTCCTTCTTCCCCAAATGATGGCAAGCCAGTTCAACAAGTCCATGGTATCCCGGTATTAAAGACTATGTCTCACGATCTTCCCCAAAATGGGGAGAAAAATAAAAagtcatccaaaataaaaatactttttaaaaagatATCAAAATAG